The Candidatus Acidiferrales bacterium DNA segment CGGCTTCTTCGGATTTTTTGAGTCGATGAACGACCAGGAAGTCGCAAACACGCTTTTTGATGCAAGCAGGGATTGGATCAAGAAAAAAGGATATTCAGCGATGCGGGGGCCTATTAATCCGTCGACGAACGACGAGGTCGGCCTCCTGGTCGATGGCTTCGAAAGCAGCCCGATCATGTTGATGACCTACAACCCGAGGTACTACCTCGATTTATTCAATAACTACGGACTGAAAAAGGAGAAAGATCTTTTCGCTTTCCATGTGAACAAAGATCGCGTATTCACGGACAAGCTGGAACGGGTGGCGAGGATGATAACTCACAAGGAGGGTGTCACGTTTCGAAGCATCAATATGAAAAAGCTTGGCGAAGAGATAAAAAAAGTTAAGGATGTTTATAATGAAGCCTGGAGCAAAAACTGGGGATTCGTGCCGATGACAGATGAGGAGTTCGATTTCCTCGCCGAGGACTTGAAGCAGGTTGTCGAGCCTGAGCTTGCTATATTTGCCGAAGTCAACGGCAAGCCCGTGGGATTTGCACTTTCACTTCCCGATATTAATTACGCACTGAAATTCAACAAGAAAGGCCATCTGCTGCCGGGCATTTACCATCTCTTGACCAAAAAGAAACAGATAAAATGGATAAGGATCATGGTACTCGGCGTGATTCATAGCTACCAGCAGACAGGGATCTCGGCAGTATTGTTTTATGAAACGGCGAAACGCGCAGTTAAACTTGGATACCCCGACGGTGAGGCATCATGGGTGCTCGAGGATAATTTAATGATGAATCGGAGTGCGGAATTATTGAATGCAGAAAAATATAAAACTTACAGAATCTACAGGAAGGATTTTTGATCGGAGGTTTTTGAGAAATGCCAGTGAAGAAAGTTGAAAAGATATGGATGAACGGTAAACTTGTGAATTGGGACGATGCTAAGGTTCATGTGTTATCTCATGTAATTCATTACGGCTCAAGCTGGTTCGAGGGGATTCGCTGTTACGACACGGCGAAGGGGCCGGCAATTTTCCGGCTGGATGAGCATTTAAAACGACTTGAGAATTCGGCAAAAATTTATCGCGTGGATGCCCCTTACACAATAACGCAGCTCAAACAGGCAGCCATGGAGACGATAAGGGCGAACAAAATGAAAGCATGTTACATCCGCCCGATTTTTTTCCGCGGCTACGGCGATGTAGGAGTGAATCCATCCAACAATCCGGTCGATACGGTCATCGCGGTCTGGGAATGGGGGCAATACCTCGGCCATGAGGCGGTTCAGGACGGAATCGATGTTTGTGTTTCCAGTTGGCGTCGAGCAGCGCCGGATACGTTTCCGACGCTCGCAAAGACCGGCGGCAACTACATGAATTCTCAATTGATAAAATTAGAGGCGATGGCAAACGGTTACACGGAAGGTGTCGCCTTGGATGCCGATGGTTATGTGAGCGAAGGAAGCGGCGAAAATATTTTTGTCGTCCGAGATGGAATTCTTTATACGACTCCGCTGCATTCAGCAATCCTCGGAGGTATCACCAGGGCATCGGTGATCCAGCTTGCAAAGGAATCCGGCATTGAAGTGCGGGAAGAACAAATGCTCCGCGAGTTTCTTTATATTGCCGATGAAGTTTTCTTCTCAGGTACAGCCGCCGAACTCACTCCGATCCGTTCGGTAGATAAGATTAAGGTTGGAAACGGCAAGCCGGGTCAGGTCACACGGGAGTTGCAGAATAAGTTTTTCAACATTATTAGAAATGGAGAAGACACGCACGGCTGGTTGACGTTCGTGTACGACTGAGAAAGAGTGCTGATGGGCGATTTAAGGCTCTCAATTTTTCACCACTAACTTTGAATTTATTTTATGGGCGAGCAAGTATCGGTAGTTAGCAGCGTGTGGGAAAATTTTTTCCGCAATCATAAAAAGGATGATGATAATCTGGAAAAATTGCTTTCTGAAGTGCCGATTTTTTCTCAGTTGACTTCAAGGGAGTTGAGGCAAGTCAGCGGGATTGTGCACCGTCGGCAATATTCGGCGGGCGAGTATGTTTTCGCCCAGGGTGATCCGGGACTCGGGATGTACGTCATCGAAGAAGGAGAAGTCTCGATAATGTTCTTCGATGACGCGGGAAGGGAAAAAAAATTAGCGCTCCTCAAGTCGGGGGATTTCTTCGGCGATCTTTCGTTGCTTGACGAATCGCCGCGGAGTGCAGCGGCTATCTCGAAAACGGAATCGAAAATTATCGGTTTCTTCAGGCCCGATCTCATAAATCTTTTAAGCCGCTCACCGAAGTTAGGCACGAAAATCCTTTTTAAGCTGGGTGAAGTCATCGGTACTCGCCTGAGAGTGACAAACGAGCAGCTTGCTAAATTGAACGCGGAGCTGGAGAAGATTCGGAACAAAAAGTAGGGAGGTAACATGCCGACCGTCAGTTTAAAGAAAATTCTTGTTCCTCAGGATTTTTCCGATTATTCGTTGCACGCCCTGAAATATGCTGTCACCTTAGCAGGGTTGTTCAAATCCGAACTTGTCATAATTCACGTTGTGGAGCCGATAGTTTATCCCGCGGATTTCAGCTTCGGGCAAGTGAGCATTCCTGCGATGGAAGAAGAAATTCGAAAACACAGCGAAGAACAACTGAACGAGCTAGTCGCGAAGGAAATTCCGGACAGCATAAAAGTCACATCGATAATACGAGTGGGCAAGCCGTTTATTGAAATCGTCGATGTCGCCAAGTCTGAGAGCATTGACCTTATCGTTATTTCTTCGCATGGAAGGACAGGCATGGATCACGTCCTGTTCGGCAGCACAGCGGATAAAGTGGTACGAAAAGCACCATGTCCTGTCCTCACCGTCCGGCCCCATGAACATGAATTTGTAACGCCGTAAAGATTCTCGGCTTTCGGGAGTCAGACGCCCGAGAACAGGTTCGGCCAGGGCTATCACAAAGTGGTTTTTGTGACGACGCCGTGAAAGTTGTTGGGGTATGGGAACGAAGGCAATAGAATTGCCTGTTAGTTCTTCTAAAGGAACCTCGATGAAACTCCGATTGCCTTTTTCCCTTTGTGTTTTGCTCGCTGCACTCCTTTCCTTAAGCTGGAACTTCAGCAATCAAGATTGTTCAGCAGAAGGTCAAACGTACCAGCTGCCGCAGGAATCCCTGACAGACTTGAAAAATCGGGACATCAAGATGCCCACGTTGCCGTCCATCGAGGCGATGCATTGGTTCAACACCGGCGATACGCTGAATCTGAAAGGCAAAGTTGTCCTCGTGGATTTCTGGGATTACACCTGCGTAAACTGTATCAGAACCCTGCCGTATCTCAAAGAGTGGTACGGCCGCTATAAGGATGCCGGGTTGGTGATCCTCGGGGTCCATTCGCCGGAGTTTGAGTTCGCGAAGAAGAGGGAAAACGTAATGGCTGCAATTCAGAAATTCGAAATTGACTATCCTGTTGTGATGGACAATGAATTCAAAATCTGGGATCGATTTGGGAATCAATATTGGCCCGCAAAATATTTATTCGATAAAGGTGGGACACTTCGTTATATCCATTTTGGTGAGGGTGGATATGGCGAATTCGAAACGATGGTACAGAAGCTGCTGGAGGAGGCGAACCCGGACGCGAAACTTCCGGCTGTAATGGAACCGATACGGGCGACCGACGTTCCGGGAGCCGTTTGCTATCTCACGACACCTGAGACTTATCTTGGATATGCCCGAGGTTCAATCGGGAACAAGGAAGGATACTCGCATAATGAGACCGTATCATACTCCGAGCCGGGCAGCATCGACAAAGACAAATTCTATTTAGTCGGGAAGTGGGATATCGAACAACAGTTCGTACGTTACGTCGGCGGAGATGGCCTGGGGGATTCGATAAGTAGTAGGGGGAAATTGATAATTAATTACATTGCTGCCGAAGCAAACCTGGTTATCAGGCCCGACTTCAATTCTAACCCTGGGCGTCATGATCCTTTTAGGGTCTACGTGTACCAGGATGGGAAGCCCGTCGCAAAAGAAGACTGGTCAAGCGATTTGCGCGGAGATTCGGACGGCAGAACGTACGTGACAGTCGATGCCGCGCGAATGTATTATATCATCAAAAACAAGAATTACGGAAGGCATATATTGACTTTGCAGACGACATCTGATGAGTTCGCTGCTTATGCGTTTACGTTTGTGACGGCATGTCAGACCCCATCCAACTAGGAGCAAAGGATGCCGACGAACCTCTACAAACCGTACTTTTTCCTCTTCCGCCAAAGCGTTGCAGGATCGATCCCGAGAATCTTTGAAGCTTCCTCGACCGTCAGAGATTCATGTACCACTCTCGCGATATAATCTTTCTCAAGTTCATCGAGTGAAACAAGACGCTTGTTCTCCTTACTTTGGATCTCGTCGGGCAAGTGGTAGGGTTCTATTTTTCTTCCGTGGGCAAGGAGAACTGCGCGTTCGACCACATTTTCAAGTTGACGGATGTTCCCGGGCCATTGATAACCGGTAAGCATTTTGAACGCTTCGGAACTGACCTCAGGCTGGTTTTGCTTTCCGAATTTTTCGATGAAATGTTTTATGAGAATTGGTATATCGTCGGGTCGTTCACGCAATGAAGGGAGCTTTATGGTGACTCCGTTAATCCTGTAATAAAGATCATCGCGAAATCGTCCGGAGCCCAGGGCATCTTTAAGATCGCGGTTTGTTGCCGCGATGAACCGAACATCTACTTTTATTGTTTGCGAATCGCCGACCCTTTCAAATTCCCGGCTCTGGAGAAATCGAAGGAGCTTTGCCTGAGTCGTCGTAGGTATTTCTGTGATCTCATCCAGGAATACCGTACCGCCATCTGCCATTTCAAATCTTCCCTGGCGATCTTTTACTGCCCCGGTGAACGCACCTTTTACATGGCCGAACAGTTCACTTTCGAGGAGGCTCTCCGAAAGGGCGGCGCAGTTCACTGTAACAAAAGGACCGTCTTTGCGCGCGCTCGTATTGTGGATGAATCTTGCCATGACTTCCTTGCCCGTGCCGCTTTCGCCTTCGATCAACACGCTTATGTTTGTGTCTGCGACTTCGCGTGCAAGATTGAGCAATGAAAGCATCTGCGGATTCGTAGTGATTATATCTTCCGACGCCTGATATAAATTTAATTGCTGCTGGAGTTGCTTGAGTTGTCTTTGAAGTTTAAAGTTTTCATGTACTTTTTGAGCGAAGTGCTGCAGCTCCTGAAAGTCAAAAGGTTTCTGAAGATAATCGTAGGCTCCTTGCTTTATGGCTTGAACCGCGGAGTCAACTGAGCCATGCGCGGTTACGATCACCGCTATTATGTCGGGGAAAATTTTCTTAATTTCAGCCAGAAGCTGGATGCCATCAAGGGGATACATTTTCAAATCCAGGAATGCAATGTCAAATTGTTTTTGGTTGGCAATCTTCAGAGCTTCATCGGATCTTGACACTGCGGTGACCTCGAGCCCGATCGATTCCAGACAAATTTTCATCGTACGGAGAATGTTCGGCTCATCGTCTACCAGCAAAACATTTGTTTTCATGCCGAGATCTTTCTTTCGCCGACGATTCTTTTTCCTATCGGGATTGAAAAGGTGAAGACGGTGCCGATCCCGATTTGGCTTTCGACCCAAATCCTCCCGTCGTATAATTCAACTATCTCCTTCGCGATGGATAACCCCAAGCCGACGGAGCCGGGCGATGGGTTGGAGGAATCCTGCAACTGCACAAATTTGTCAAAGATTTTTTCCAGTTCGTCCTTTTCAATACCGCACCCCGTGTCTCGCACTGCTACAACCAGATTATCTCCGTTCATCGCTGCATCCACGATCACCGTTCCGCCGGCATCAGTAAATCTCAAAGCATTTGTGACTAGATTGGAAATTACCCATGATAACTGCTGATAATCAGCCAAGAAAACGGGAATTGCGCCGTCCGTATTGATAATGAGTCTAACATTTTTGTTTGTGAACTGAAGGAGAAGCGGCTGCACTGAAAACTCAATCAATGATTTCGTCTCAACTCTGTCTTCCTTTAGCTGTATTTTTCCCGACTCTATTCTTGAAAGTTCGAGCAGTTCACGCACTAATTTGGTCAAGCGTTCAGCGTCGTGTTTTCCCGCCGCAAGAAGCTCCCGCTGCTTCTTGTTGACATGACCGATATGTTCGTCCTTAAGTATGTCGAAAGTCATGTTGATTGATGTAAGAGGAGTCCGAAACTCGTGAGAGACCCTTGCCATGAAGTCAGATTTAACTTTGTCCAGCTCTTTAAATTGTGTGACGTCCTGTAAAATCAAAACCGCGCCGGAAATTTTTCCGGAGCTTGCCACGGTCGGGTTCAGCTTTATCCTGAAATATCTGTTCTCCCCTTCAAATTTTAATTCGAAGTACGGAGGTATGTCGTTTAAGTTTTCTCCGTGGAGACTGCGGTCTACGTACTTGGCAAGTTCCGAATTCTTGACGACATCCTGAAATTGTTTCCCGACCACCTCTTCTTCCAAGAGGTAAAACAGATCTTCCGCCAACTTATTCATCAACACAAGCCGTCCTTCTATGTCGACGATTATTATCGGATCGGATATTGTAGAAACTATCGTCTCGGATTTTTTCTTTTCCGAGATGAGTTTTTCAATGTTTATCTCTTCATACTTTTGAAGCCGCTCAGCCATCTTGTTGAACTCGTGTGCCAACTCTCCAATTTCATCTCGCGAATTTATGTCGGCCCTGACGTCGAGAAAACCGCGTCCGACTTTTCTGACCGTATCGATCAGCTTTTCTGCAGGTTCTGTGATATAGTGGGAAAACTGCCAGCTTGCTACTATGCTCAAGACTATTGCCAATGCCAACGCTCCGAGGACTGCGAGTGTCGCTTGATCTCCGGTGTCTGTTACTTTCGTGACAGTCTGAACCATAGCGCTGTTGTTTATGTCGAGCAATTGGAAGCATTCAATCTTAATCTTGTCAAGAAGGGGAAGGATATTGTTGTAATGATAATAAAGGGCAGCTCTGTCACGATCCCGATAAATAATGTCTTTCAGCGTATCGGTGTCGCTGGAATATTTTGAGTAGAGGGAGTCGATTCGCTCCAATATTTTTGCCCCGCGCTGCAAACCGTTGGAGCTGACCGCTTGTTGAAATGCCGCAAAGAAATTCTTCTGGTTCTCGTGGAATTGTATGTAGCCTGCGTCGCTGTAACCGCCGAGCATTAATAATTGCGCGCTGTTGTCTTGCTCAAGGCTTCTCAACATGCTTTGCGCGGCGATAACGTTCTGGTAATTCTGTCCGATCATTGTTGTGACGGCAGAAGTCAACTCATGAAAGTTATAGATCGACCAAACGCTGACGATCACGTTTATGATCACGAGGACAGTGAATCCAGCCGCGACTTTTGCTCTAAGAGTGCTGAACATATTTATTTATAAGTTTGCAAAACGGAGGATAATTATCAATGTTTGAAGATGCCGGCTGTTAATTCATTGCGTATAGCAAAAAAACGTGCGCTATGAGGGGGCGCTGCTGAAACATGAGGAAGGAGCGGTGAGTATGAAATGGCTCTGCGGAATTATTCCACCTAAAAACAAGGAATAATTACGCACGCGTCGCGATGTATATTTATTCAACTCCTTTTTCAGCCAAAAGTAGAGTCTTTTAAGTATCTGCACGATGCCAATCGTGGCATATGGCTTGATGAAATGACACTGTGATGAGAAAGTCTGAAAAAAAACATGTTTTAGGAATTGTCGCCGATGAAGATGCGATGTTCGACATTCTTGCTAAGTTCCTGACTAAAGAGGGATATGAGGTTGAACGGGTGATCCATGAAATCGGTGAAGAGGAAGATCTTTCGTTGATTATTCACGCTCCAACCAGGTCCTCTGATCGATCGAAGAATTTCTTCAAAAATCTGAAGAAGAAAAAAATTATCATTGCCCAATCTGGAGACGATGAGTACTCAGAAATCGACGACAATACGATTTTATTTTCGGAGCGTCCGCTTAATCTGAAGCAACTGAGTGACACGATAGAGAAGGCACTCTCAAGATCGAATCAAGATGTGACTGTTCACTGAATAAATGCAGTTGAGATATCGAAATTGAAAATAATTGCTGAAGCACCACATAGTGAAATGAGTTTTGGGCTGCTGATTTATATAAATGCTACTCGCTCAGGGGAAGGCACTGCCATACTTCGGCGGCCCAAAAAATTTTGTTAGAATTTCTTTTCTTTCCTCCTCCTGCTGCTGTCAGGGAAAAAATTTAGCGTCCCTGACAGCAGTCTCCTATTAACAAGGCGCGGAAAGTTTGCTCAAGTTGCACCAAATGAGTAATATTGCAGGATGAAGCATCTACTTATTTTGTCGTTCTCTGCCTCATTTCTTGGTCTAATAGGACCGGCATTCGGGCAGTCCAATGACGATTGCCTGACTTGCCACTCTGATTCCTCGTTGACAATGGAGAAAAGTGGAACAGCGGTTAGTCTTTATGTCAATGAGAAAAGCTTTAAGTCGTCCGTTCATGGGGACGCGTCCTGCGTCGATTGCCATGCGGGGTTTGATCCTAATAGCACTCCTCACAAAAAAGAAATAACTCCGGTCGATTGCGGCAGCTGCCACGATATCCCATTAGCAAAAGACACCAAACAAATGAAAGGACTGGCACACTCCAGGCTTCAATGTTTCGATTGTCATGGCAAACATGACATACAATCAACAGATAAAATCGCTGGAGACAGAGAATGTCTATCGTGTCATTCGGCGGAAAAGATTTTCCTTACATCTGCACATGCAAGAGCTGACATAAATAAGAATAAAATGGGCTGCGAATCGTGCCACGATAAGGCCCACGAGGTAATGGCTGTGACGCCGGGGCGATGGGCGGCTGAAGACACTCTTTGCGCTCGGTGTCACGGAGGAATTAATTCTGCAATCGAGGCAGGAGTCCACAAGAAGGCTTTTGTCAGCGGATCTTTGACTTGTGTGAGCTGCCACGCCGCGCACGGGACGCAAGTTTCTAAAGCAATCATCTCTCAGAACGCTTGTTTCAAGTGCCACACCGACAAAAGGCTTCTTGTTGCGGGGCGATTGTCAGGCAGCGAAATCTCTCTCGTGCAATCGTACGATCACAGCATACACGAGGAGTCGGTAAGAAAAAATGGGAAGGGTGCGACCTGCATAGACTGTCATGGCTCGCACACGATCAAACCTGCAAGCGATCCGGCGTCTCCGGTTAACCGTGCAAATATCGTCGCGACATGCGGAAGATGTCATGCAGACATCGAAACTCATTATCTGAATTCGTCGCACGGTCAGGGCTTCAAGAACGGGCTTGCTGTTTCTCCGGTCTGCACTGATTGCCACAATGAACATAGTATTAATTCGATAAGCGATCCAAACTCGCCGGTGAGCCGCGCTAATGAACCCAAGATATGTCTTGATTGTCATATTGGTAATGAGGCGGTGTTAAAGATCGTTGGGGTTTCGCCCGCCTTTCTGGAAAGCATAAAATACAGTGTTCATCTGGTTGCGCTTTCGAAAGGAAATCTAAAGGCTGCGACCTGCAGCGACTGCCACGGGGCGCATGATATGCTGCCCGCAGGAAATCCTCAGTCAAAAGTTTTCAGGAATAATATTCCCAGCACATGCGGACAGAGCGGCTGTCATCAAAATGTCGCCGCAAAATATTTCGATGGGATTCACGGCAAGGCAATTCTGGCGGGGAACAACAGCGCGCCGGTTTGCACGAACTGCCACGGCGACCATCAAATATTGGCCCCCAGCAATCCGCAATCCACGGTTTCAAACGGAAATATAGTTCAGGTTTGTTCTCAGTGTCACGGTTCCGTCAGCCTAACACAGCGTTACGGTTTGCCTCAACAGACAGTGGGGAGTTACCTGGATAGTTATCATGGACTCGCCACGCAGGGCGGATCGACGACAGTTGCAAATTGTGCGAGCTGTCATGGATCGCACGACATAAAGCCATCCTCTGATCCGACGTCGCCAATCAACAAGGCAAACCTTGCCGGAACCTGCGGAAAATGCCATTCAGGCGCTGATGCACAGTTTGCTTCTGCTGCTGTCCACGTCTTGCCTGCTTCCAGGAACGATCCGCTGCTTTATTGGATTTCTCAGATTTACGTCGTGATGATCGCAGGCATCATCGGACTTATGATTCTTCATAATATTTTTGATTTCACCAAGAAGGCAAAACGTAAGCTTAAAAAGCGGAGAAATCCATCATTCGAGCACATCCACTTTGAAGCTAGACTCCATACGAGAATGACAAAGTGGGAGATGGCCCAGCATTGGGGCTTGCTGATCAGTTTCACGCTCCTTGTTCTTACCGGATTCATGCTGAGATTTCCCGATTCGTGGTGGGTGAAATCGATCCGCGCTGTCGGAGGGGGAGGAGAAACCGTGTTTGAACTCAGGAGTCTTGTCCACCGGATGAGCGCAATCCTGCTGATTGCTACTGCTCTTGTCCACTTCTATTACATAATTTTTACAAAGAGGGGGAGAGAATTTATCCATGATATGATCCCGAGACTTAAAGATGCTCGTGACGTCAAGGATATTATAAAGTATTTCCTCGGGTTGGAAAATCAGCGGCCGAAATTCGACAGATTCAGCTACGTCGAAAAAGCTGAATATTGGGCCCTGATTTGGGGAACGGTGGTCATGGTGACAACCGGTCTGCTTCTTTGGTTCGACAATCTCTCGTTGGGGCTATTCACAAAACTTGGCCTTGATGCTGCGACATTAATCCATTACTATGAAGCGATACTTGCTTCACTGTCGATTGTCGTTTGGCATTTATATTTTGTTGTGTTTAACCCTGATGTTTATCCGATGAACCTTTCGTGGTTGTTCGGTACGATAACCGAAGAGGAGATGTTTGACGAACATCCCTTGGAATTAGAGCGGCTGAAAGAAAAAGAGGAAAGGGCAAATGAAATCGTCGTCGAAAACGGAAATGAGACCCCATCGACGGAAGATGACAGCGTCGAGCGGTAAGATCAGTTCGAGTTTGAAGAAACACTTTGAATCGCTGGTGACAACGAGGATCAGCATCGTACTCCAAATGATGTACGCGCATCCCGACGAATTGGTTGATCTTGAAAGCGGCGAGAAATATATTTGCAGTGTCTGCGACCGTGAATACAAAAGGTGCGAAGTCGAACTCGATTACAGATGTGAAGTTGCAAGAAAGCTTGAAACCGAATTCAAGGAGCTTGAGCTTGCCTTAAGCAGGCTGCGTGGCGGGAATTATGGATTTTGCGAGAGATGCTATAAATTTATCGGGAAAGAAGAACTTGAGAGAATGCTTACTCGAACCGTCTGCGATTCATGCGGCGGGCTGAGTTGACATGAAACAACCCTTGTAAGATAAAGCAGTACCATTATTGAAAATGCAGTAGCACAAATGAAAACGGAGGTAACATCATGAAATCTGTAGCGTCAGTTTTGGTGATAATTTTATTTTCGGCGATCGTGTCGATCGCGGCCGACAATAATCATCAATATGTCGGTGTTCAGGTTTGCAGCATGTGCCATAAAACTGACAAGAACGGTCAGCAGTTTCAAAAATGGCAGGCAAGCAAACATTCACAGGCAATGAAAGCCCTCGAGACTGCCGACGCTGACAAGATAGCGGCTGCCCACGGTGTGAAAGGAAAAGCCTCTGAAGCGAAAGAGTGCATAGAATGTCACCAGACTGCTTACGATGCGCCGGCTTCCTTGCTCGGCCCGAAGTTCAGCAAAGAAGACGGCGTACAGTGTGAATCGTGCCATGGTGCAGGCAACGACTACAAAGCGATGTCGACCATGAAAGACAAGCAAAAAGCGATTGCCGCAGGATTGACAGTTCTCTCGGTCGATGATGGCAGTGCCGAGAAACTCTGCGAAACCTGCCACAACAAGAAGAGCCCGACATTCAAATCTTTCGATTTTAAGAAGATGTGGGCCGAGATTGCTCACCCTGTTCCTAAGCAATAAGAAGTTTGTAAGTTCGGAAGAGAAGGAAGTGGAGTTGCTGGGAGGGCCGGCGTTGGCTGCGCCTGAGGTCATTATAGGCGAGGTGCATTGCGGCAGCGTCCTTCCGTTTACCCATTCGAACGACTTAACATCTTGTTTTTTCTTTGAGAACAAAAAGAGAGGTGGGCCGTGAAAAGTTTCTCTCATCGGTCAGCTATTCGCACTGAGCGCTCTGCTTTCAGCTGTCGGTTACCGGTTGATAAACAAGTGCTGTTGATGATATTTGCAGCCACTTTCCTTTTTGTTGATGCCTGTGCCCAGTCATTTAGCGGGAGATTCGTTACAACCTTTTATTCATACCAGCAGTACGATACCACCAATACGTCGAAGATAAGTCTCCGCGGCTTTGAAGCTATGCAACTAAATTTTGGAACGGGCGATTATCAATTACATACCTACATTCTAGCGACGAACGATTTCATAACAAGTCAACCAAACGATCCGCTGCTTCGAGCGGAGAATTTATACCTTGAGGCGCGCAACGTTGCCGATGCCGTTAATCTAAAGATCGGCAGGCAGCCGGTGTTTCAACAGGTGGGAATTTCTTCGTTTGATGGCTTGAGTGCCGATGCAAATTTCCTCGACAACAAAATTAGTCTCGTGGTTTTTGGAGGCTCGCTTCCTCCGGTTGATGAAAGGTTCAAGCTGAATTCTGATCTGAAAGATAACTTGGTGTCCGGCGCACAGGCGAGCTATTCGCCTTTTGAAAATTTCAGGATTGGCGGCGCCTATGTAGACAAGACATTTAAGCCGTCGAGCTACTACGCGCTCAGAAGAGACAGTATTGATGCGCCGAGCGACGTTCGTCAGGTATTGATAGACCCATCATCAGTGGCAAGTCAGTTCGTTTCCGGCGACGTTTTCTATTACACACAAGACGTTTCCGGATATCTCAGGCTGGATTACGACTTAAACTTTGAGGAGTGGAATCGTACCGAAGTTTCTTTTCGTTATTCGCCGATAACCGCCCTATCTGCCGATGTCGGATATTTTCATCATGATTCGAGGTTGCCATTCAACTCGATATTCTCAGTGTTCGACCATAGTGGTACTGACGAGTACGATTTTGGATTAAATTACTTTTTGATGAAAGATGTTTCTGCTTACGGCTCCGTCAATAAGATCTATTATTCCGGTGATAATTCAACCCAGTTTACAATTGGCGCGAACGTTTATTTGTT contains these protein-coding regions:
- a CDS encoding cytochrome c family protein, which produces MKSVASVLVIILFSAIVSIAADNNHQYVGVQVCSMCHKTDKNGQQFQKWQASKHSQAMKALETADADKIAAAHGVKGKASEAKECIECHQTAYDAPASLLGPKFSKEDGVQCESCHGAGNDYKAMSTMKDKQKAIAAGLTVLSVDDGSAEKLCETCHNKKSPTFKSFDFKKMWAEIAHPVPKQ
- a CDS encoding cytochrome c3 family protein, translated to MKHLLILSFSASFLGLIGPAFGQSNDDCLTCHSDSSLTMEKSGTAVSLYVNEKSFKSSVHGDASCVDCHAGFDPNSTPHKKEITPVDCGSCHDIPLAKDTKQMKGLAHSRLQCFDCHGKHDIQSTDKIAGDRECLSCHSAEKIFLTSAHARADINKNKMGCESCHDKAHEVMAVTPGRWAAEDTLCARCHGGINSAIEAGVHKKAFVSGSLTCVSCHAAHGTQVSKAIISQNACFKCHTDKRLLVAGRLSGSEISLVQSYDHSIHEESVRKNGKGATCIDCHGSHTIKPASDPASPVNRANIVATCGRCHADIETHYLNSSHGQGFKNGLAVSPVCTDCHNEHSINSISDPNSPVSRANEPKICLDCHIGNEAVLKIVGVSPAFLESIKYSVHLVALSKGNLKAATCSDCHGAHDMLPAGNPQSKVFRNNIPSTCGQSGCHQNVAAKYFDGIHGKAILAGNNSAPVCTNCHGDHQILAPSNPQSTVSNGNIVQVCSQCHGSVSLTQRYGLPQQTVGSYLDSYHGLATQGGSTTVANCASCHGSHDIKPSSDPTSPINKANLAGTCGKCHSGADAQFASAAVHVLPASRNDPLLYWISQIYVVMIAGIIGLMILHNIFDFTKKAKRKLKKRRNPSFEHIHFEARLHTRMTKWEMAQHWGLLISFTLLVLTGFMLRFPDSWWVKSIRAVGGGGETVFELRSLVHRMSAILLIATALVHFYYIIFTKRGREFIHDMIPRLKDARDVKDIIKYFLGLENQRPKFDRFSYVEKAEYWALIWGTVVMVTTGLLLWFDNLSLGLFTKLGLDAATLIHYYEAILASLSIVVWHLYFVVFNPDVYPMNLSWLFGTITEEEMFDEHPLELERLKEKEERANEIVVENGNETPSTEDDSVER